One Candidatus Nitrososphaera evergladensis SR1 genomic window, TTCTTCTCTTCTTCAAGCTAGAGTAGCCAGCCGTAGAATATAATTTCTTAGTTATTTGTCTAGTCTGGACCGGGTATCGGAAGTGCCTTTCCTGCAGGCAGCTTCCACGCCTCGCTGTCTACCTCTTCTTTGGTAGCCTTTTCAAACTCGACAGTGAGTTCCACCGGCGCATTGAACTTTAGGCTTAGCTCGTTTGCCAGTACGCCCACTGCCTTGCCGTCGGCAAACTCTTTTGAACCTTGCAAAAAGCCCCTTGCCTGCCTGTACAGCAGCTGCCCGCCAAACTTGCCCTGCAAAAACGCGGCCAGGTCGTCGACCGTCTTTTTGGGAACGTCGTTAAAGTAAAAACAGATGCCGTGCACCGGCTCTTTGTCAAACGGCGTACCGTAGCGGTACCAAAACACCCCAAAGTGCTCATATTCGCCCTGCATACACTTGATGTCCCAGTGGTTTGCCTTTTCGGAAGGATACGCCGATTCCAGAAGGTCAGTGATGCCAAGACGCCAGTACCTGACACGCATATACGGCGCATCTGTAACCCGCAGGATTATAATAACTAACGTCTAGTGCATTCGACAAAAAATAAAAAGGCCTTGCCTGCAAAACCAAGGAAGAAATGGCTGCCAAAAAACAACAGGTCCACATTAATAATGACAATAGCAGGCTAAAGTTATTTGAGGAGATGGAGGCGCAGTTTGACGAAAAAAATGTCGATTATTTCAAGAAACTGCTGACACACCAGGACAGCGTCGTCCGTACAAGGGCGGTGTGCATACTGGCAGAGATCGCCGGCGAGTCGGCGGTAACGCCCATAAGCAAGGTGCTGAAGAACGATGACAACGACCTGGTGCGCCACGAGGCCGCGTTCTCGCTTGGCCAGCTAGGCTTTTCAAGCGGGATAAAGCCGCTTGCCGATGCCGTGGAAAACGACAAGAGCTTTTTCGTGCGCCACGAGGCCGCGGTGGCTCTTGGTGTCATCGGATCAGAAGACGCAAGAAAGACGCTGGATTATGCCCTCAAGAACGACGAAAGCGAAGAGGTGCGTGACTCGGCAGTGGTTGCCCTGGCAAACCTCGACTATATCAAGGCAGTCAACAGAAAGAACGACTTTACCCGCATGACTGGCGGCTAACAATATAAAACGGAGCCTGCCGGTGTACTGGAAGCATATATCATATGACCAAACAAGACGGCCAATGGCTCAACAATATTGACGGCAACTGGCGCGACACCCGCTGCCCGTGCGGCAGCACGTTCCACTTTCGCGGCAAGGTAGACGAGCTGTTTGCCTGGGAGCGCATACACCTGCGCCACATGGCCTCAGACAGCGAAAACCACGAGATGCTGTCGTTTTACCCAAAGGACATGGTCATCATATACCACGCGTCGTCAGGATACGTAGTCGAGAGGCGCAAGCACCGCCGGGAGGAAATAAATGAGGTCCACCAGGCGCGCCTGTACGGAAACGCCAAGCTTGCCGGCGTCTAGTGTAGTTGCTATGATTACTGCTGTGGTTTTGATTCCCAGAGCC contains:
- a CDS encoding HEAT repeat domain-containing protein, with the protein product MAAKKQQVHINNDNSRLKLFEEMEAQFDEKNVDYFKKLLTHQDSVVRTRAVCILAEIAGESAVTPISKVLKNDDNDLVRHEAAFSLGQLGFSSGIKPLADAVENDKSFFVRHEAAVALGVIGSEDARKTLDYALKNDESEEVRDSAVVALANLDYIKAVNRKNDFTRMTGG